In a genomic window of Shouchella clausii:
- a CDS encoding ABC transporter substrate-binding protein has protein sequence MKGWPGVAGMCLVSVVALAACSSSETEVAEGEGGEKADLKSGQTELRVAWWGSQARHDRTIEAIKLFEAENPDIAVTTEFTGWDGYWERMSTQAAGRNLPDVIQMDLQYINEYVSRDLLVDLTPYVENGTLDFSDVDDIYLEGGIVEEGLYGINLGSNAMSIAYDAEIFAEAGVPELEPGYTWDDYIEAVKTVNENLDGMYAYAFGDNLNFFKHYLRQHDLWLYNEDNTGLGYDDDKYLIDFLNMYKDLLDSGVAAPPDVKAEVQGIQDELIVHSRASTFSPHSNQIVALNEAAGRKLQMTTLPAMEGGSEASFIKPSLLFSATSQGDKSEEAARFINFFVNSIEANEILNAERGVPISEKVRDHLYDHVSENTQLQFDYVQLVEQRAAPIHPPDPAGTGQILDLYARMIEEFEYELLSAEEFAERFRGEVEIILSN, from the coding sequence ATGAAAGGATGGCCAGGAGTAGCTGGAATGTGTTTAGTAAGTGTCGTGGCGCTGGCAGCATGCTCATCGTCGGAAACGGAAGTGGCCGAAGGAGAAGGCGGCGAGAAAGCGGACTTAAAAAGCGGCCAAACCGAGCTGAGAGTCGCATGGTGGGGCTCGCAAGCACGGCATGACCGCACAATCGAAGCGATTAAACTGTTTGAAGCTGAAAATCCGGATATCGCCGTTACGACCGAATTTACTGGCTGGGATGGTTATTGGGAACGGATGTCGACGCAAGCGGCAGGCAGAAACTTGCCAGACGTCATTCAAATGGATTTACAGTACATCAACGAATATGTCTCCCGTGATTTGCTTGTTGATCTAACCCCTTACGTAGAAAATGGAACGCTTGATTTTAGTGATGTTGATGACATCTATTTAGAAGGCGGTATTGTAGAAGAAGGGTTGTATGGAATTAACCTTGGTTCCAATGCGATGTCCATCGCTTACGATGCTGAGATTTTCGCCGAAGCAGGCGTTCCGGAACTAGAGCCTGGTTATACGTGGGATGATTATATAGAGGCAGTCAAAACAGTTAACGAAAACTTGGACGGCATGTATGCGTATGCTTTCGGAGATAATTTAAACTTTTTTAAGCATTATTTGCGCCAACATGATTTGTGGTTGTACAACGAAGACAACACAGGACTTGGCTACGACGACGACAAGTACCTGATCGATTTTTTAAACATGTATAAAGACTTGCTCGACAGTGGGGTGGCTGCGCCTCCTGATGTCAAAGCCGAGGTCCAAGGCATCCAAGATGAGCTAATTGTCCACAGCCGCGCTTCAACGTTTTCCCCTCACAGCAATCAAATTGTCGCACTCAATGAAGCTGCTGGCCGTAAGCTTCAGATGACAACTTTGCCAGCAATGGAAGGTGGATCAGAAGCCTCCTTTATCAAACCGTCATTGCTATTTTCTGCTACAAGCCAAGGGGACAAGAGCGAAGAGGCTGCGCGATTCATCAATTTTTTTGTCAATAGTATAGAAGCGAATGAGATTTTAAATGCTGAACGGGGCGTGCCGATTTCAGAAAAGGTTCGAGATCACCTTTATGATCATGTCAGCGAAAATACACAACTGCAATTTGATTATGTTCAGTTAGTTGAACAGAGGGCTGCGCCGATCCATCCACCAGACCCAGCAGGTACAGGTCAGATTTTGGATTTATATGCGCGAATGATAGAAGAATTCGAGTATGAGTTGCTGAGCGCCGAGGAATTTGCCGAGCGTTTCCGGGGCGAAGTTGAGATCATTTTAAGCAATTAG
- a CDS encoding response regulator transcription factor: protein MWKTVIIDDDQQVIEGLKGIIPWETFNMTFVGEAYDGEEGIKLIQTNQPNIVVTDIYMPVLEGLAMVKTVRDEGFAGKVVILSGFDDFEYARQALRLRVDEYLSKPVSKTTITTVFEKIVNHLTAEAEEETKNKQLEVRLNAVAPLLDRPFEITGESLPLYETLATAVRGNDWRKAQQAARAVVSYLRDAKELERPSLLHFHANSLQALIRDAVRNRTGQHICANRVEVAPNQLLTIEDFEAWIESQVDQACIASISEGNARHRRAVQMTIDYVHAHYNQDIVLKDIAEEVGLSRKYLGIVFQKAVGESFKSYLTRVRMEKAKQLLLEGELYIYEIADQVGYSHVHYFTRQFKRFFHASPTEFINQKE from the coding sequence ATGTGGAAAACGGTTATTATCGACGACGACCAGCAAGTAATTGAAGGGCTAAAAGGCATTATTCCGTGGGAGACGTTTAACATGACCTTTGTTGGAGAAGCGTATGACGGCGAAGAGGGGATCAAGTTGATTCAAACCAATCAGCCGAACATTGTTGTAACCGATATTTATATGCCTGTGTTGGAAGGGTTGGCAATGGTTAAAACGGTAAGGGATGAAGGATTTGCTGGAAAGGTTGTCATTTTAAGTGGCTTCGATGATTTTGAATACGCACGACAAGCGCTGCGCTTACGTGTAGATGAGTATTTAAGCAAACCCGTTTCGAAAACGACGATTACGACTGTATTTGAAAAAATCGTTAATCACTTAACGGCAGAGGCGGAAGAAGAGACAAAAAACAAACAATTGGAAGTCCGCTTAAATGCGGTTGCGCCATTGCTTGACCGCCCTTTTGAAATAACCGGCGAGTCGCTCCCCCTTTATGAAACATTGGCAACTGCCGTACGTGGCAACGATTGGCGTAAAGCACAACAAGCAGCAAGAGCGGTCGTGTCTTATTTACGTGATGCTAAAGAACTGGAGCGGCCTTCATTGCTTCATTTCCATGCAAACAGCTTGCAAGCGTTGATCCGTGATGCGGTACGAAATAGAACCGGCCAACACATCTGTGCCAACAGAGTGGAAGTTGCACCAAACCAATTGTTGACGATCGAAGACTTCGAAGCATGGATCGAGTCGCAAGTTGATCAAGCGTGCATCGCCTCGATTTCAGAAGGCAACGCTAGGCATCGCCGCGCTGTCCAAATGACGATCGACTATGTGCATGCCCATTATAACCAAGATATTGTCCTCAAAGATATTGCGGAAGAGGTAGGTTTATCGAGGAAATACCTCGGGATTGTGTTTCAAAAAGCAGTCGGCGAATCGTTTAAGTCCTATCTTACTCGCGTTCGGATGGAAAAGGCGAAACAGTTGTTGCTTGAAGGGGAACTGTATATTTATGAAATTGCTGATCAAGTCGGTTACAGCCATGTCCATTATTTTACAAGGCAATTTAAGCGTTTTTTCCACGCCAGTCCCACTGAATTTATCAATCAAAAAGAGTGA
- a CDS encoding sensor histidine kinase produces MFKKAKVKTILFLSIALFIIFLFFVVIGVSYRMVVSETIASTSAHQKELLHLYRDELDNQMKVLEETAVVISRNADLQAFINNRHEHFSYNRQRNNLHKYLHQVVLSSSMIDSIDIYMDNPPTFDSQYPIRFLSKIDMHSHPKNNEVNEANEVWLGEHDKHLTEEEKVVSYMCKLYSAKGTLKAMLVLNVRARDFEALFVDREHQANQRMLVGKNGEAVMVHEMEEEVGRIVAEQSFNQDGNRELDQGLAVWSALERADWFLVEVTPWGELTKGGKRITAVLIAISLVAIAGALLFALFLSTAFSKPILQLRQGFVQFGKSQKVNVPNGYQNEFGDLFEGFTEMTKEIRALHQSLEEEHRRKNEADITALQANINPHFLYNTLDQLNWMAIAKGEDEISEVIELMGKMLRIGLSKGKSFIPIADELDHIRYYMQIQQCTKNVDISFEIDVPPELRHYYVPKFTLQPIVENAIIHGFHRRQRGMIDISIRPYKQALRLQVKDDGVGFEQKAISQKNGYGLQNVAERLQAFFGEEGTITVYSAIGAGTTVLIEIPQKQTSDWGGVNKHVENGYYRRRPASN; encoded by the coding sequence ATGTTTAAAAAGGCAAAGGTCAAAACCATTCTGTTTTTAAGCATTGCGCTGTTTATTATTTTCCTATTCTTCGTCGTAATTGGCGTAAGTTATCGCATGGTTGTGTCGGAAACGATTGCCTCGACGTCGGCTCACCAAAAGGAGCTTTTGCACTTATACCGAGATGAATTGGACAACCAGATGAAGGTGTTGGAAGAAACAGCGGTTGTTATTTCAAGAAATGCTGATTTGCAAGCCTTCATCAATAACCGACACGAACACTTTTCTTATAATCGACAACGAAACAACCTCCACAAGTATTTGCATCAAGTTGTATTAAGTTCATCAATGATTGATTCCATTGATATATACATGGATAACCCCCCAACTTTTGATAGCCAATATCCAATCCGTTTTCTTTCTAAGATTGATATGCACAGCCATCCAAAAAACAACGAAGTAAATGAGGCCAATGAAGTTTGGCTAGGAGAACACGATAAACATTTAACAGAAGAGGAAAAGGTCGTCTCTTACATGTGCAAACTGTATTCGGCAAAAGGAACGTTAAAAGCTATGTTAGTACTGAACGTCCGCGCCCGTGATTTTGAAGCCTTGTTTGTTGATAGGGAACATCAGGCAAATCAGCGCATGTTAGTTGGCAAAAATGGAGAAGCCGTTATGGTGCATGAAATGGAAGAAGAAGTAGGAAGAATCGTGGCTGAACAATCTTTTAACCAAGATGGAAATAGAGAGCTTGACCAGGGGCTAGCTGTATGGTCAGCATTAGAGCGTGCCGACTGGTTTCTTGTCGAGGTGACGCCATGGGGAGAGCTAACGAAAGGGGGGAAACGAATTACAGCTGTGCTTATAGCAATTAGCCTAGTAGCGATCGCAGGGGCGCTCCTGTTTGCTTTGTTTCTGTCTACGGCGTTTTCAAAGCCAATTCTCCAGCTACGCCAAGGGTTTGTGCAATTTGGTAAATCACAAAAAGTAAATGTGCCAAATGGCTATCAAAATGAGTTTGGCGATTTATTTGAAGGGTTTACGGAAATGACGAAGGAAATTCGTGCGTTGCACCAATCTTTAGAGGAAGAGCACCGTCGCAAAAATGAAGCCGACATAACGGCATTACAGGCAAACATCAATCCACATTTTTTGTACAATACACTCGACCAATTAAATTGGATGGCGATTGCTAAGGGCGAAGATGAGATCAGTGAAGTCATTGAATTGATGGGGAAAATGCTGCGGATTGGCCTCTCGAAAGGAAAAAGTTTCATTCCAATAGCCGATGAACTGGACCATATCCGCTACTATATGCAAATCCAGCAATGCACAAAAAACGTCGATATTTCATTTGAAATTGATGTCCCACCTGAACTCCGCCATTACTATGTACCGAAGTTTACATTGCAGCCAATTGTTGAAAACGCGATTATTCATGGATTTCATCGCCGCCAACGTGGGATGATTGACATTTCCATTCGTCCGTACAAACAAGCACTTCGGCTACAAGTGAAAGATGACGGCGTAGGGTTTGAACAAAAGGCGATTTCCCAGAAAAATGGTTATGGTTTGCAAAACGTCGCAGAGCGTTTACAAGCGTTTTTTGGTGAGGAAGGGACGATCACTGTTTACAGTGCAATAGGGGCAGGGACGACAGTATTGATTGAAATTCCGCAAAAGCAAACAAGCGATTGGGGAGGAGTAAACAAACATGTGGAAAACGGTTATTATCGACGACGACCAGCAAGTAATTGA